The Scomber scombrus chromosome 19, fScoSco1.1, whole genome shotgun sequence DNA window aggaaggaaaacatttgttttgatgtcACAAATATGGCTAGTTTTACAGCCACTAAACTGATCCACAAAATGTTACTTTATGTTACTCCAATAATTTTGATCAAGGTATGGGGCTTCAATGACCCATGTTAGGCTGTTCCTAACACTTAAACATACTCACACACCTTAGCAGTGTTAACTGCGGCTCCATATCCTGTGCAGACCCCACATCCAAGGAGGCAGACTTTGTCCAGAGGGGCAACAGGGTCTATCTTCGCCACAGCAATCTGGTTAACCACAGTGTACTCAGAGAATGTACTGGTTCCCGAAAACTGCATCGGCTTCTTGCCCTTACAGGTTAACCTGGAGTCTGGTTCTTCCATTCCATCACTACGAACAATGGCCCTTTGCAAGAAAAAATTGTTGAGGTAATAACCCAACCTTAAATAAGACTTGAATTAACTCTTGTATTATTAGATGGTTCCAGATCTAGACTTTGTGTGCTGTGGTATTGTAATGCGAGTGCTTATTTAGCTCACCATGTGTTGTCACACTGGTTGGTCTTTGGACTCTTACAGAAGTGACATTCTCTACActgggagagaaacagagggatcACCTTGTCtcctgaaagaaagaaaaaaatcattaaatttaAGGCCAACTTGTAGTGAAAAAAATAGTTTAGTTCCCCAACAAACTCCCCTAATTCCCCATATTGTTgtttaacatttcttttaataCATAGATTAATGAGATATAATCCATTgatagtgagctttagaggtggtGGTCAACATATTTCAAACtatggacagagccaggctagctgtttacgctctttatgctaagctaaaaaCATCCCAAATTTAGCTTCATACTTATTGTCCAAACATGAAAGTGGTATTCCTCTTCTTATCTCAGAAAGAGAACCAATAAACGTAAGTGCCAAAATGTTGAACCATTTGAAACTCGCCTGACTGAAATTCGGTGACTCCAGGCCCGACACTTTCTACAATGCCAGCTGCCTCGTGGCCGAGGACAACTGGGAAGCCATCATTACTCTCACTCCCCAAAAGGTGGTACAGATCCGAGCGGCACAATGCGGTGGACACAATCTGCACCAAagacaatgaaaacatttaggATTGAAGGTTCAGGCTGATGTTGTGTTAACTCTCAGTGGAATTGGCACTACTAGCACATTGTATTGCACAATTGCAATGTCAATGTCATATTAAACCTCTGCAAAATTTCAGTCCCAGAATATAAAGGTGAATGATGTCACTTTGACTGTATGTATAGGGAATACATGGACCACATTCACAAGTGCAGTAAGATACCAAtcacagtgcagtgtgtgtcttGATAGTGGATGTTTCTTACCTTGATGCGGACCTCGTTGGCCTGAGGCGGGGCTACCTCAATCTCCTCAATCACCAACGGCTTGTTAGGCTCCCAGGCCACTGCTGCCTTGCACTTGATGACCTAGAAGGCAGTAACAAACCACATGAACTTCCCCAGCACTGGGTTTGACGATAACAATGGGGGTTGGGGGGTGTGTCTGTTAAATCATACTcgatggaatttttttttaaagtgtcacaGTGTCACAAAGTGGTCTCAATCTCTCTCACTGAAAAAGCTGCTCCTATGAAAAGGAGCATTGTTGACACAAACATGAATTTAATTAGGATattagaataaataataaaccacAGAATTTATCAGTTGTTAGATTTTATATAGATTTGATAAATGGTGGTTTGCCTTgaatttgtttgtcttttcttattCCATTGTGGAAGAATGACTGAATTGTTTGGCTTacactattttctttttcttttttttctttgttattgtaTGTTACATAGGTAAAATTCAAACATATATGACAAAAATTATTGCCCACATGTTGGATTATACCTACCTTATCAGCTGTGGCCATTTTTGGAGCAACGATTAATGGGAACAAGCAAGACAGGAGTGGGGAGAAAACAGCAAAAGATCTTGTATAAAACTGTTTGGCAGACATTCAGATGGGTAGGAACATTTTTTCCTGGTAGAACATTGATGTTATCATTGGTTAATAATCTCTTCCTTCAGTTCCTTGTTGAGATCTGTTGCCTATCCAAATCTAGAAAAACCGGGCGGACCAGAGTTAAGACAAACAAGCAAGAACCACCATAACTGAGTGAAaatcagctctttttttttttttttacaccaaacTATAAATCAATCAGTTGTTAGATTTgaatttgtttgtcttttttcttccaaaGTATGATTGAATTATTTGGCTCccactattttctttttttctttgttattgttTGCTCATTAGCTTCTCATCTTTGCCAACAGTTGCGTAAACACTGACTGGAAAGTTTCAATATGTGTAGCAAATCAAACATGAGATTACTGAGGcaaaagagagaggcagagacagaaagaggggaTATTTGAAGGTTTAAagtgcagaacttttacattGAAATGAACATCCGTTACATTCGAGCCCTGGCCAAAATATGCTTATTCAAAGTACTATTAGGTATCAACTTGGTATGACATTCATCATACTCCAACCATATCAGTACTGCATACGCAAATACACAATACATGATCACATAATAATCGCACAATATACATTAAAGTTATGTTAATGTGATATTGTTACATTgctatttttgtcttttgatgtgTGTCACATACACAACACAGGTGTTTTAAAGATATGTTACATAGGAAATATTCAGACATAtatgacaaaaacattacagACATTGATATAATAGCCTAGGTGTTGGATTATACCTACCTTACCAGCTGTGGCCATTTTTGGAGCACAGATTAATGGGAACAAGCAAGACAAGAGTTGAGAGAGGATTGCAGCTGCCAGACAAGAGTCGGGAGGAAACAGCAAAATATCTTGTATAAAACTGTTTGGCAGACATTCAGAAGGGCAGGAACTTGTTTTTGGTAGAACATTGGGGCTATCATTGGTTACTGATCTGTTTCTTCAGTTCCTGGTTGCCATCTGTTGCCAAACTATTTTCTTGAATAAACAATAATTTTCAAGTCAAAACCAGCAATCAATACTTTAAAGGGATCGATTTAAAGTTTGGCAAATATGCTAATTTTTGCTAATTTAGATGAGAAGCTCGAtatcactccccccccccccccccccccccccccccccccccccccaaatctCACTAATTGATatctcatttaatttaatctgcaaaaaaactcactttttcacattcatatttcatgGAGCATTTTATCAGCAGTTGCTAGGCAACCATCACATCCTGCAGGAATTCAGTGCTCCCAGGCAAGGAATAGTCTTGTCCTTTTTGCACATATAACATGTTAACAAGTGAGCAGTAGAGGTGCTTATTGGACGTATGTATGTGtgacatgtaaaaaataatttggcaGCCCCTTTTTCCCCTCCTCAGTTTAGGTTCACCAACATCAGTGATGCCAGTAAGTGAGATCTTACCTACTACTTGGACTAAGGAAGCTGCTTCTGTGTCTCATTCTGATGACAGCAGCCACACTGAACTGTAAGAAGACCTTCTTCAGGACCTTCTTCCTACTGTCTTGCTACTGCCCcagacacatctgaccaatgagTGGTGTGGACATTCTCTCCTGGGTTTTACTGATGCATTTTGAtttcaatcacattttttctATGTGAAAAGAAACCACACCAAGGGGAAAACACAACAGGTTTACCCACTCATCCATTGATTCGGACCAGAGCAAATaaactatacatttaaaaacatccttAGAACCTTTAAAAGAATGTGATGCATTTGTGGGCCTGGTAGAGGCTCCCTGAGATGGAAACTCATGAAACCACCAGCCTATGGCAACTTCCTGTTCATATAAGTCATCTGGATGAGGAACAGCAGCAGGTTGTTAGAGACATGCTGTATGAGAAATCTCAACATTTACACGGGATGATATTGGATGAATCGCCAGTTTACACATGTCAATCACTGCAAGAAAACAGTCCAGTACAATACCTATGCCTCTGTTCTTAAACCACTTCACGACTTGTTTGCAAGGGGATGGACTGCTAAATCCATCTGCCTTATGCTGCCTTATGCAAGAAGGAAGGTATCCGACTTTGCATTGACTTTTAAATCAAAAGACAATCCCAGACAGGCACCCCTACCTTGCATACAAGACCTCTTTGACACCTTAGGAGGTTACTGGTGGCTTTTGATCCTTGACCACTATTGAACCGTTTGGCTTTATGatgaattacattacattaataatgtttccaaagagaaaagaaaagaagagaactCTGGAGCTTTTTCGTGGCTGAGCACTACAGGGAAGACTCCCTCAATAAAGGCCTATGACCTGACCCATGCTGAATCCATTTAGAACTTACTCATGCTACTATCTGACATTGACAAAGATAAATGGGGGGAACTCAattacagacatttaaaagGTAAGCCCCTCTTACACAatgtaaatggaaatattttcaCATGACCAGGAATAGCTAAGAGTATGCGTTATATTCTAAATGATGCAAAACTGACTAAAGTACAGGGCATTTTAGAGGAGTTGGTCATTACACACTGTAAATGATTAAGTTAAtcatttacagtaataaaactACATTAACTTATCTTTGCTGTCATTTTTACTAGAGATAGACAGAGTTTTATAACTTCCACAATCGCATGATTACCTTGACCCTTTATAGGGCACTCGTTGAACTTGGTAATTCGAAATTTCAACCCTAGAGAGTTATTGGGGGAATTACATGAAAAACAtcacagagaggcatggggaggctattttggatgtttttagGTTGATGTCTGGTTTTAATTATGTTTGATGTGTTATTCTCTGTAAGGTGACCTTGGGTGACTTGAAAGGCgccattaaataaaatgtattattattattattattattattattattattattattattattattattattatttgtgaatGTTAACTACTCTTGAGGTGAACCTCCACCTCCTTCATCACAAGGGGTTTCCTGCCTCTCATGCTACTGTAGCTTTGCACTGGATCACCTCTAATACAAGAATTTCAGCTAGCTTGGCATTGCTCAAAATAATAGCTCTGCACACTTGTGAAAAGTGAAGAGTAGCCAAACGTAATTAAGATGTGAAGACTAATATTAAACCAacattaaatagtttttaaagaagaaagtgAAGTGTAATATTTTCACTATAAAGTTTGTCAGCTGTCATTAAGTACATGCTAACTCGATATCAACTCAAGCTGGTGTTAAGCGGGTATAACCATGTTCATCATCTTAGTTTAGCggtttagcatgctaacatttgccaGTTAGCACAAAACCCAACACAGAGGCTAAAGGGAATGTCATTAATTTTTCAGGTAATTGGTCAGAAACCAAAGTTTTGGACAAATGAGAAATTTCAACTGCTTGTGGTGTTAGTCAGAGGAGCACCAATATTATTAGCATTCATCATCTGGGAACCATAACTGTCTGTACCAATGTTTGCAGgaagatgttgagatatttcacagggcaaattaaatattttaactgCTACTGACGCTTGCACAAACAGTAAGGCCCAGCCTTTGGGGAACATAAATCtctgtataaaatgtcagggCAATCCACTTAGTAGTTGAGTCATCAGATTTGGATTCAAATATTTCTAACTTCTGACTGGTGCATGTAAATATGAGCCCTGCACACATTAAACCAGTGAGAAGagcacagacaacaacaaaaaaaacatacatggcAGAAACCAGTGTATTTTCAGGGGACCCTGTTGTGTTTACAGGAACATGCAACTGAGATGGACTCTGATACTTTGGATTTTTGATTAAAGACACTACACTCCCCCACCAGTCGGTGGCTCTGTAATACTATGAATAGGATAAAGACTGCTGCAAGAATGACAGTAGAGAACAAGAGAGCCAAGAGTCTGGTGTGGGAAGCCATGTATACTACTGATGTTAGCTGTGGATGGAGTTAAGTTGGTCAAAAGTTCATTAGTCTCCTGTGATGCACTCACCAACATAACAGACTCACCATCACTCATAGTAAGAAGAACTGAGAATAGAGAAAAGGGTTTTTCAGAGccttttaaacaaaaaaggttttattgggttgctcctgctgctccttaAATATTGTCTCCTTCAAAATGAAATCTTGGCCGAGAATGCAGAGGCACTTCTGGGGACAAATCTTGGAGCTTATCACAGCAGAATACAACACTGTCTGCCACGTTGAGCAACCAGTGATATAACTCGGGCTGCTCTGGGTAAATATGTGCTAAAACTGATTGACTGTCAAGAACCCTTTTGTCACACTTAACAAAATGCAGAACAATTTAGTAACATGACAGACAAGTCAGTAAACACATAAATGGTTTGGCTATGACATCTAAAACAACAAAGCCAGACCACAAAAAAGGAAGCCAACCATTTTATCTGTTTAGTccatttattgtatattattatttttgaatgaaCACTGCAGATTACTCCCACAATCAAATCTGCACATTTTCCACTGAATATTGTTAAGCATGTTTATTGTACATTACTTGGAAGATCTCTTTATTATGTGCATTACTTTGGGGTCATTTAAAGCAACACGATGGTCTTATTGTGGAGAAACACTCATGACTGTCCGGATGCTgtggagcaaaaacaaaacagaagtaAATAAACTTGCTCTTATTAACTCTTCATCTATTAAGTTAATAAGTAAATCATGAATAGTGGACAAAGTTTAGAAATCTACCATTTGCCGTGCTTCATCAGTTCAATGGCATCATTGACCTGGTTCAAGGTCATCTTGTGAGTGATGAACTCATCCAGCTTTACCTTCTTTTCCAGGTAGGCTTTAACCATCTCGGGCACGCCGTCCTTACTCTTAAAGCCTGAGCCACAGAGAATATACACATAATGTGAGAGTGCCTATAAATCTTACTCCAGGTTGAATGATTACATCTACAGGCTTTGGGTTATAGGACAGGGTTAGTTAGTGTAATCAGTCAACGGTGATTGTCAAATTTGACTGATGGGTGCCTCACCTCCAAACAGGGAGCCCTTCCATGTGCGTCCAGCGATGAGCTGAATGGGTCGGAAAGCAACGTCATCCATGTCTGTCCAGCCAACCAGTACGCTGACACCCCAGCCCTTCACACAGGACTCCAAGGCACTGCGCTAGATGAGGAGAAAATTCAATGAGTCA harbors:
- the LOC134001337 gene encoding alcohol dehydrogenase 1-like translates to MATAGKVIKCKAAVAWEPNKPLVIEEIEVAPPQANEVRIKIVSTALCRSDLYHLLGSESNDGFPVVLGHEAAGIVESVGPGVTEFQSGDKVIPLFLSQCRECHFCKSPKTNQCDNTWAIVRSDGMEEPDSRLTCKGKKPMQFSGTSTFSEYTVVNQIAVAKIDPVAPLDKVCLLGCGVCTGYGAAVNTAKVEPGSTCAVFGLGAVGLAAVMGCKAAGAKRIIAVDVNPEKFEKAKVFGATEFVNPKDHSKPISQVLAEMTDGGVDYSLECVGNVELMRSALESCVKGWGVSVIVGWTNLHDFASRPVQLIAGRTWTGCLFGGFKSKDAVPKMVQAYLDKKVKLDEFITHKMTLAQVNDAVELMKHSKCIRTVLSVSPH